From one Planctomycetota bacterium genomic stretch:
- a CDS encoding zf-HC2 domain-containing protein, translating into MKCSEVRRLLPELALGDLDVEPARRAEGHLGGCAACRSEFESIGRAAAALGRAAALAPSTERRDRVVEAMARAASEPPAARRRTRR; encoded by the coding sequence ATGAAGTGCTCCGAGGTCCGCAGGCTCCTTCCCGAGCTGGCGCTCGGGGATCTGGACGTCGAGCCGGCCCGCCGGGCGGAAGGCCATCTCGGGGGATGCGCGGCGTGCCGTTCCGAATTCGAATCGATCGGGCGGGCGGCGGCGGCGCTCGGGCGGGCGGCGGCGCTGGCGCCGTCGACGGAACGGCGGGACCGCGTCGTGGAAGCGATGGCGCGGGCGGCTTCGGAGCCTCCGGCGGCGCGGCGCCGGACGCGGCGC
- a CDS encoding sigma-70 family RNA polymerase sigma factor: MDVEEDLLRRCARGDAAAYRELVERLEKPLVNFLYRFVGERHAAEDLFQETFVRVVRSVGEFRPEASLSTWIFTIARNLALDYLKARKRRREMPLEAETDAERGRVISFRDAMPSPLPGPALRAEAGEEERRLTEALGALGPAKHEALVLRVYAGLSYAEIARIVKAPVGTVKFRVHEAVRELARKLAADGRGEGVRQGGCP; the protein is encoded by the coding sequence ATGGACGTGGAGGAAGACCTCCTCCGGAGATGCGCGCGCGGGGACGCGGCGGCGTACCGGGAGCTTGTGGAGCGCTTGGAGAAGCCGCTGGTGAATTTCCTGTACCGCTTCGTCGGCGAGCGGCATGCGGCGGAGGATCTCTTCCAGGAGACGTTCGTGCGGGTGGTCCGCTCGGTCGGGGAGTTCCGGCCCGAGGCGTCCCTGAGCACGTGGATTTTCACGATCGCGCGGAACCTGGCGCTCGATTACCTCAAGGCGCGCAAACGGCGGCGCGAGATGCCGCTGGAGGCGGAAACGGACGCCGAGCGGGGGCGGGTGATCTCGTTCCGGGACGCGATGCCGTCCCCGTTGCCGGGTCCGGCGCTCCGGGCGGAGGCGGGGGAGGAAGAGCGGCGCCTGACGGAGGCGCTCGGGGCGCTGGGCCCGGCCAAGCACGAAGCGCTCGTCCTTCGGGTGTACGCCGGGCTTTCGTACGCCGAAATCGCCCGCATCGTCAAGGCGCCGGTGGGGACGGTGAAGTTTCGCGTGCACGAGGCGGTTCGGGAACTGGCCCGGAAGCTGGCGGCGGACGGCCGCGGCGAAGGGGTCCGCCAAGGAGGGTGCCCATGA
- a CDS encoding sigma-70 family RNA polymerase sigma factor, with translation MPRNAQRRAGTAADDAVLIERSRKGEPGAFEALMSKYANLVGSIAFNIVGDPHVAGDITQETFLKVYRNLARLEDPRRFKGWLCSIVRTTCVDWLRKERVKPCSLEKISEDGLEPEGEFLGGVFRQTSTEVEELREKILHIVNGLPRIYQQIIFLRHLRKMTYREMSDFLGLPVATIESRLYRARIMLKNKLMDLYL, from the coding sequence ATGCCTCGAAACGCGCAGCGGCGTGCCGGAACGGCCGCGGATGACGCGGTCCTCATCGAGCGCAGCCGCAAGGGCGAGCCCGGGGCGTTCGAAGCCCTGATGTCCAAATACGCCAACCTCGTGGGCTCGATCGCCTTCAACATCGTCGGCGACCCCCACGTGGCCGGAGACATCACTCAGGAAACCTTTCTCAAGGTCTATCGAAACCTCGCGCGCCTGGAAGATCCGCGCCGCTTCAAGGGCTGGCTGTGCTCCATCGTCCGCACGACCTGCGTGGACTGGCTGCGCAAGGAACGGGTGAAACCCTGCTCCCTGGAAAAGATCTCCGAGGACGGACTGGAGCCCGAAGGAGAATTCCTGGGAGGCGTCTTCCGGCAGACGTCCACCGAAGTCGAGGAGCTGCGCGAGAAGATCCTTCACATCGTCAACGGACTGCCCCGGATCTATCAGCAGATCATCTTCCTGAGGCACCTCCGGAAGATGACCTACCGGGAAATGAGCGACTTCCTGGGACTGCCCGTGGCCACGATCGAGTCGCGCCTCTATCGGGCGCGGATTATGCTGAAGAACAAACTCATGGATCTTTATCTCTGA
- a CDS encoding zf-HC2 domain-containing protein, translating to MPCPEDMKLLLSRYVDGELSPEERARVEEHVGGCGECRELLALFQRHENLLADALSADAFGDAVVASVMASLRKEAPPVARPVEEGLGDWLRARPVVPLAAAALFVVGLVTLLSMTHAARVEALKQSLQEQVQAAREAREETLRLARQFQEQAEMTSRLSDELAREARDRRTDEILRAAREGSVLGYVDPEGYAHRLVVKARFDGGRFSGYNVYRRNEKDRDDRFVKLNPEPLKRPEFEDRSARPGQGYVYKFEALRPDADPVESVPVFMRLPAAGDLDPERTVRIVCEELAAPKDLARFRLERTIAGRKVTHRFYAGLGQRVGDRVHVPGVGEVDFTTDFVLGRIEEGTQTLSITYTEQRFDPDGKPVFLRLGDGMFIPDTRQYEVAIGARESRRAVLRPAGSTDPRFERAVWKDGSILVPAPR from the coding sequence ATGCCCTGTCCCGAGGACATGAAACTGCTGCTGTCCCGCTACGTGGACGGCGAGCTTTCGCCCGAAGAGCGCGCCCGCGTGGAAGAGCATGTCGGCGGGTGCGGGGAGTGCCGGGAGCTCCTGGCCCTCTTCCAGCGCCACGAGAACCTCCTGGCGGACGCGCTTTCGGCCGACGCCTTCGGCGACGCGGTCGTGGCCTCCGTGATGGCCTCGCTTCGCAAGGAGGCGCCGCCGGTCGCCCGCCCCGTGGAGGAAGGCCTGGGAGACTGGCTCCGCGCCCGGCCGGTCGTGCCGCTGGCCGCTGCGGCGCTTTTCGTCGTGGGCCTGGTCACCCTTCTGAGCATGACCCATGCCGCGCGCGTGGAGGCGCTCAAGCAGTCCCTCCAGGAGCAGGTTCAGGCGGCCCGCGAGGCGCGCGAGGAAACTCTCCGCCTGGCCCGCCAGTTCCAGGAGCAAGCGGAAATGACGTCGCGGCTCTCCGACGAGCTCGCCCGCGAGGCGCGCGACCGGCGCACCGACGAGATCCTCCGCGCCGCGCGCGAGGGATCCGTCCTGGGCTACGTGGACCCCGAGGGGTACGCGCACCGCCTTGTCGTCAAGGCCCGCTTCGACGGGGGCCGCTTCTCCGGCTACAACGTGTACCGCCGCAACGAGAAAGACCGCGACGACCGGTTCGTGAAGCTCAACCCGGAACCGCTCAAGCGGCCCGAATTCGAGGACCGCTCGGCGCGCCCCGGCCAGGGCTACGTCTACAAGTTCGAGGCCCTCCGGCCGGATGCCGACCCGGTCGAATCGGTCCCCGTCTTCATGCGCCTGCCGGCCGCCGGAGATCTCGACCCCGAGCGGACGGTCCGCATCGTCTGCGAGGAACTGGCCGCGCCCAAGGATCTGGCGCGCTTCCGCCTGGAGCGCACGATCGCGGGCCGCAAAGTAACGCACCGCTTCTACGCGGGCCTCGGCCAGCGGGTCGGCGACCGGGTCCACGTCCCCGGCGTCGGCGAAGTGGATTTCACCACGGACTTCGTCCTGGGGCGGATCGAGGAAGGCACGCAGACTCTCTCGATCACGTACACGGAGCAGCGCTTCGATCCCGACGGAAAGCCGGTGTTCCTGCGCCTGGGCGACGGGATGTTCATCCCGGATACCCGCCAGTACGAGGTGGCCATCGGCGCGCGGGAGAGCCGCCGGGCGGTGCTCCGGCCCGCGGGCTCCACAGACCCGCGGTTCGAACGGGCCGTCTGGAAGGACGGCTCGATCCTGGTGCCGGCGCCGCGCTGA